The Bernardetia litoralis DSM 6794 genome includes a window with the following:
- a CDS encoding helix-turn-helix domain-containing protein yields the protein MTIGNKIKTLRSLKGLSQENMAELLEISTTSYAKIERDEVDIKESRVEQIAAILGISALELRGFGERNFYYFHANNQNGNHGGFVVNNSVPMEFNEMRNKIEKLEIELNYLKEIIQVTKSN from the coding sequence ATGACTATAGGAAACAAAATAAAAACGCTTCGCAGTTTGAAAGGCTTATCTCAAGAAAATATGGCAGAACTGCTAGAAATCTCTACTACAAGTTATGCAAAAATTGAGAGAGATGAAGTAGATATAAAAGAATCTAGAGTTGAACAAATTGCTGCTATTTTAGGTATTTCTGCTTTAGAACTTAGAGGTTTTGGAGAAAGAAACTTTTATTATTTTCATGCTAATAATCAAAATGGAAATCATGGAGGTTTTGTAGTAAATAATAGTGTTCCTATGGAATTCAATGAAATGCGAAATAAAATAGAAAAATTAGAAATAGAACTCAATTATTTAAAAGAGATAATACAAGTAACAAAAAGTAATTAA
- a CDS encoding ArsR/SmtB family transcription factor: MEANLKNNIESNPSKSEEKTLQIDVETLERAAFILKTVAHPVRLGILKLLEKEERLSVNQICEGLEVEQSLTSHHLSNMKLKGILFSKREGKNVYYSLRERNILNLFKCLEGCDCIMF; encoded by the coding sequence ATGGAAGCTAATTTAAAAAATAATATAGAATCAAATCCATCTAAATCTGAGGAAAAAACATTACAAATAGATGTAGAAACGCTAGAACGAGCTGCTTTTATCCTTAAAACAGTTGCTCATCCTGTTCGTTTGGGGATTTTGAAATTGTTGGAGAAAGAAGAACGCCTATCAGTAAATCAAATTTGTGAAGGCTTGGAAGTAGAACAATCGCTTACTTCGCATCATCTTTCAAATATGAAATTAAAGGGAATTTTATTTTCCAAAAGAGAAGGAAAAAATGTTTATTATTCACTTAGAGAACGAAATATCTTGAATCTTTTTAAATGTTTGGAGGGTTGTGATTGTATTATGTTTTAG